The genomic stretch GAGGTTGGGAGCATACCTGGCCAAAGGGCCGGCATAGGCCCGTCCCAATGTGTCACATGTCTGGCCCGTCCAATCATGGGTCGTGTTGGGCCGGCATGGGGCCTGGCCTCGAGGCCCAGGCACAGCCCCACGTGCTTTTTATTTCCTGGTGGTTGTTTTCCTAGGCCCATCAAGCAATACCCCATAAAATAAACCGAAATCctagtgtaacaacaaggaatcgGTGGTGAGATGGTTGAGAATGATGTGCTGGAGGTAGAGGTGCTGGTTTAAACCCACTgcactatcgcgcaaatggcagaatcaagtcaaaatttaaaaagttttagTTTATTTGAATATTAAGAATTAGTCCGGAATTTAACTCTTTTAGTATCTTGCAGACACAACATTCCATCAAGGTGCTGCACTAAGATATGACAATTTAGTACGATTTCATACTATTTCTTTCCAGCTTTTATGCTTTTGTATAAACTCCCCCACCAAATTATGGTTATTGTATCGAAAGGGTACCCAGAGAAAGGACAATTACTAATTCCAAAAAAGAATGTTTCTACTTCTTATGATTCAAGATTTTGAGCCCCTCCAAAAAAGAATGTTTCTACTTATTATGATTCAAGATTTTGAGCCCCTTAACCGATACCACGTGAACCATAAACTATTATAGAAGTTTGCACGTCGTAAAgaaattccaccactattctcggTTGATACCGGCCATCTCTTAATGGCCCAGTCTCTTCCTTTAACCTATCTCCCTATCCATCCGCCTTGATTTGCTACACCTCCCTCCATTCCCTCCACACCAACTGGCCATACACCCCATCATCCACACCTATCAACCATCTGCTGCTCGCCCCAAAGATTTACTTAGCACTTGATAGAGGATAAAATAGATTAAACATTTTAGAACCCTAAGACAATATGTTGCCATTACAGAATCCAAACACGATGCATTTAGAGAAATAGTAGGAAATCTTAAAGAAATGTATTTCAGAAATAACGATAATGCAATCTGCTAGAAAGCCAGCAATACCGTTAGAAAACAAAATGCACACTTTGCAGATTAAGATAAGGTAACTTCATGATGTTAGCATCGTAAAAATGCAATTTCACTTCCGGTGAACCTAAATTAAATGTCCATTTGAATATACTACATCAGGAATTGATTCAACTTATCGCAAGTAAATAAATACAGAGATAATAAGAAAATATAGGTATCCCGTATACAAAAGACCTCTAAACCAACTATGGAAATTCCTTGCATTTCTCTCCTTTTCTTGGGACATAAAATGCAGTGTGGGTTATTGTCATCCAAGATACCGGTCATATTATTGCTAAAGTGCTAATGACAAAAGAATTTCTAGGTGACATAACAATCAGTGTtcttagagcaagaacaatagtgtagccagccggctataacaatttgccacatcatctatagtcaacttatagctagcatgtacaatagtaagctataaaagtatagtacttttacaatacatggcccaccttttactctcacatagtgcctaggagcacgtgctagagctggctattagataagagcccacttaccttctctctcctaatctctctcctccaactaagcaaacttataatattttctcttatagccagctgactgtaccttattgtacttgctcttaaacTAATGTATGAGAATAATCATTATCTGACAACAAAAATAGGTGCAAGATTATATGAACAGTTCGGCATCAAACCCTTTAGGCATTTGAACAAACATGTTTATCCCACAAACCAAAAATGTGCTGGACAGTGGAACCGGCAGAATCAGTTCCATGCAAAAATAATTATGAAAATTTGTCAAGTGACTGTAGTTTGCATTGAAAAAGGTACATGGAGAAGCAACTCTAGGTGTTCATTTGCATTTTCCGCTTATTTTCCTTCCCACGTGAGACCCAAAATATATACACCTACCAAGTTATGCAAATTACTTCGCAATAGCAGATGCAAAATATTCTGCCTAAGCTTGTTTCTTCTAAAGGTTGCCTATAAAGAATTCTTTAACAACTGGTAATCATGCCTTCCAGATGCTAAATATGATAACACATTTGAACAACTAAACTGGGGGAAAAAACCATTAAGGTTCCTAGTTTCTTAGGAAAGGGGTACACAATCAATAAAGATCCTTCTAAGCTTCTCACCATTGATAATCAAGTTCTTAGATCACAAGATGCCTTTAATTATATCAATATAACAGagactttttcttttcttttccactTTAGTGAAAGCAAGAAGAATAAACTAAGTAGAACAAGCTAAATGCAGAAACAATGTAAAATAAAAGAATCTTTGACACTCTTTTGGTAACTGCTTGTAGCATGTTACCTTTGTCACTCTTCCTGGACCAGTAGTTTAGAAACAGCTAGATATGCTGTGAAAAATAGAAATGATGAAACTGGTATTGGTTTATTTTTCAATAGTATACACTATTTATAGAGTAAAAACCCAGCAAATTTGTTTGAAGATTCCTAACGACCCAAACAGACCGAAACAGACACGAATGGCATAATACTAGATTTTGCAATAATGGAGTACATACTAGTAGTATAGACTCCTTTTTACCTTTACAATACAGATTTTCACTAGCGTTTCATCTCAAACAATTGCGGCCAGCATGCTTCATGCAAAGCACAAACAGACTGAAATGGCACTCACCATGTCCAAGCTTAACAAACAGAAATCGCACTCACCATGTCCAAGCTTGATGCAGAACAGAAACTCTACCATGCGTCTAGTCAAGAAAAAACGACAATGATCTATACATCACTCAACAGAGAATTTTCACGCACATTGGTTTACTTCCTGCAAGATTGTTTCCATGTATTTGTAAGAGCTGCTTGTCAGGTTACATTGGATACAGATGCTAGTGCATATTTTATTCCAACAAGGCACACATCAGGCATGCAAACAATTTCTAGCAAGCTGTAGGTATTAAGATTCTAATCCCAACATACTACAACAACACTTGCAATACAATTCCTGCAAAAAAAAGACATTCAAAATGAATGCAAAATCAAAAGATAAACATCAAGCTGGACGGTTTTCCATTCTCTACGAGTTACTCCAGTGCGGGTAAATGACAGTAAGGTATATAGTTGGCTACATGGCAACTAGTCCACTAACATATCAGTGATGCAAATTCCCAAAAGGAAAAAACATCAGTGCTTGCCGCAATAATGAACATGTGCAGCTATACTGTTGACTGAGTCCAAAATAATTGTGTTCCTTAAACTCGAAACAGAACATAATTGTATTGTGAGCAAAATGTTGGCTGCTTAAACATGAAAGAGATCTTACAGGAAATACAACCCTAGCAATAGACCAAGATTGATACTACTGAACAGCATTATGCATCAGGTTAGACACTTCAGCTACAATCTACATGTATGGTTCTTGCATACTACTACAAAATTCAGCAGGTGAAGAAAATTAGAAATCCACGAAATAATCCAACCATCACAGGTATACAATGCACAGCCAGAGCAACACACTGAAATACATTATTAAAAATTCAGATAAACAGGAAAAACCAGCAGCACCACTACACCCAATACCCATCAAACAGGACATAATGTACTGTTTGATTCTGATAAGACCTATTGCAAATAAGAGTTCATATATATACGCCACTGCATACTTCTAGTCTGATACAAGCAGTAGGTATAAGAGACTGGAAATTTCTACtctcaactctcaaacacaatatAAATGGAACACGGGGCATTCAAAATCAACAGATGAACATCCAGCTGGAATGTTTTCTAATGTATATATGACTACACTGCTGCAGTGCAGGTAACCAAAGCCATACAGTTTTCTTAAGGAAAGTCATTCAGCGAGTTTTCTTGATTATTAAACACAGTTAAATCTTCAGCATCAACAGCAAAATAAGGCTACGTAACAAGCAGTAACCCATACAGTAGGCCACAGGGCAATTAGTACACTACTAATATATAGGCAATGCCAATGGCAAGAATGAACACGAGCAAGTATACTATGGTCTTATCCTTGAACTGGAAATACAGTTTATTCTACTGTGAGCAAAACAAGTATTCTTTAAACATGAAAGAGATATCAACAGGAAATACAACCTTAGCAATACCCTAGGCAAGAATGATACTAAACAATCTCTTACAACCACACATAAATCCACTGATAACCAAACCGGAAATAATATATCCAGTTCCTATCGATTCAGATGATATATACAATTCACATGGATGCACATGATCATATAAGCATCATATAACAACGAGAATTAGAAGAAGTAGCATGCCAAGGAGTGCAGCCACATCCCACATGGATCCACAAAATCATCAGCATTGGACATTCGTTTAAGCATAACCAGAGCTTTAAAACATAACGCAGCAGTAGAGCAAAGTTACTATTCagatacagcaagtaaaacaacagCACTAGTCACATAAATACTGCCCATGTCGAGTTTGACAGATAAGACCTATTGATCCagatgaaggggatgcaaatataAGACCTGTATAGATAAGGATGCAAACCATTTTCTTATAATTCAGATGGATCAGAGAAAATATACAAGGAGAAAAGGTAGCACACGCCATCACATGGTTCCACAATTGCATACGAACATCATACTATTAACTGAGGCATATAAGCACAGCATTGCAAACGTACCGCACAACAGAGCAAAGTACTAGTATTTTAGATCCATCACGCAAAAGCAGCACCAGAGATTTAATTACTTCTTACATGCATCATCCATACATCGCTAATACTACTACCAGTGGTTCCAGATAACAGAGACTCTCCAGGAGGGGGGCGGCGAACAAAACCTAACCTAAGCGGAGGTGAACTTGGTGACGGCCTTGGTGCCCTCAGAGACGGCGTGCTTGGCGAGCTCCCCGGGGAGGACGAGGCGCACCGAGGTCTGGATCTCCCGGGAGGTGATGGTGGGCTTCTTGTTGTAGCGGGCGAGCTTGGCGGACTCGCCAGCcaatttctcgaagatgtcgttgatgAAGGAGTTCATGATGGACATGGCCTTGGAGGAGATGCCGATGTCGGGGTGCACCTGCTTGAGCACCTTGAAGATGTAGATCTTGTACGTCTCGACggacttcttgttcttcttcttcgactTCTTGTCCACGCCGCCGCCCTCCTTGGCCGCGGTCTTCCCCGCGGGCAGGCTCTTCCCAGCCTTGGGCTTCTTCGCGGCGGGCGCCTTCGCGGCCGGCTCCGACGCTGGCTCCTCCTCAGCGGGCTTCTTCGCCGCCGGCTTCTTCTCCGCCTTGGGCGCCATCGGAGctggtggtgctggtggtggggattggattt from Lolium rigidum isolate FL_2022 chromosome 4, APGP_CSIRO_Lrig_0.1, whole genome shotgun sequence encodes the following:
- the LOC124646531 gene encoding histone H2B.1-like; translated protein: MAPKAEKKPAAKKPAEEEPASEPAAKAPAAKKPKAGKSLPAGKTAAKEGGGVDKKSKKKNKKSVETYKIYIFKVLKQVHPDIGISSKAMSIMNSFINDIFEKLAGESAKLARYNKKPTITSREIQTSVRLVLPGELAKHAVSEGTKAVTKFTSA